ACGAACAGCGCCGCGACGGCCAGTCCCGCGGTCCAGACGTGGACGGCGCTGCGCCGGCCGTCCTCGCCGGCGGTCTCGGCCGCGCGGAAGGCGGCCCAGCCGGTGAGCGCGCCGAGCGTCGCCGCCAGCAAGAGTACCTGATCGAAGGCGGCGCCGCTCGAACCGACGCCGGCGGCCGCGCAGGCGACCGCGACGAGGAACGCGACGGCGCCCCGCTCGCGTCCGGCCCGCCGGAGGAGAAGCGCCGTCGCGCCGAGGAAGGCGAGGCCGACGGCGACGCCCGCGAGCACGTCGACGAGGTAGTGGACCCCGAGGGCGACCCGCGAGAGGGAGACGGCGCCGACGAGGGCCGCGGCCGCGGCGTACCGCCGACGGGCGCTCCCCGCCGCGACGGCGCCGGCGAGCGAGACGTAGACGACCGTCGACAGCAGGGCGTGGCCGCTCGGGAAGCCGTAGCCGCCCGCAAAGCCCGTCGCGGCGTACAGCGGCTGGATCGCCGGGTGGACCGCCTCGACCGGCGCCAGCGGGGCGCTGGGCCGCGGGAACGCGAAGTAGTACTTCAGCGCGTAGAGGACGCCGAGCCCCCCGAGCGCCCGGGCGGCGACGACGGCGAACCGCTCGCGGCCGTCGCGGACGTACAGGAGCGTCACGACGAGCGCGAGGAACCAGACGTCGCCGAGTTGCGTGACGAGCGCGACGACGGGCGCCAGCGACTCGGGGAGTACCCCCTGAACGAACTCGACGCCTCCGAGTTCCCTGGCCATTCGTCACCCACTCCGTCTCGACGGCTGATGTATGTGTCGAAAAAGCGGGCCGTCAGGGCGCGACGTCGTCCTCGTCGCCGCGGTCGGACTCCCGGTCGCGGTCCTCGATCTCCTCGGCGGCGTCCGTCTCCAGTTCGTCGTCGGCCGGTTCGTCCACCGGGGGTTCGTCGGTCGGCCCCTCACCGCCGCGCTGGCGGGGCCGTTCGTCCGCGTCGACCTCGCCCTCGGTGTCGCTCGGTTCGACCTCGTCGACGCCACGCTCCTCGCCCGCCATCCCCTCGGCGGCCCGATCACGCTCCCGCGACTCGTCCGTACTCGGCGTTCGCTCCCGCGCTCGCTCGACCCGTTCCGCCCGCCGGCCCTCGTCGGTCGCCCCCGCCGCGCCGACGCTCTCGGAGAGGTCCCCCCGCAGGCGGACCGCGTCGCCGGTGATCTCCGCGACCGACTCCGCTTCGAGGGCGACCGTGTCCGGACCCGGTTCGTCCCAGCCGATCGCGGCCTTGATGCTGTCCAGTATGCCGGGGTCCGGTTCGACGTGGGCGACGTCGCCCTCGACGACCGCCACCAGTCCGACCTCGTCGCCGTTGGCGTCGACGACCGTCTTGCCGACGTCGTCGTCCGTGAATTGTGCGCACATGACACGTGTCAGGTGGGTCGTGACGGCAAAGCCCCTGCTGCCTGCATCCGCGTGGGGCGAGGCCGTCGCTGGCGGGTAACGCCGGCGAAAAATCGATGGCTTCCGGACGGGCCGATCGAGTTCAGATTCCGGTGTCCGATCCCATTCCCGCGCTGGCGTCGGAGAGATCGCCCCTGAGGCGAATCTCGTCGTCGGTGACCCTGTCGACGGCGGCCTCCTGCAGCGGGTAGGCCTTCTCGTCGGGGTCCTCCCAGCCGAGTTTCGCCTTGATCGTGTCGGTCATTCCGGGGTCCGGTTCGACGTGTGGCGTGCCGTGTTCGATCGCCGTCACCACGCCGATCTCGTCGCCGTTCGCGTTCACGACGCGCTTGCCGACGTCGTCGTCGGTGAAGTCGGGAGACATGGCGTTCGAACGAACGGCCATTCCGGCCAAGGCGCTGGTGCCTGTGCCTGCAGGCCGTCAGTCGAACTCCGGATCCCGTCCCTCGAGGAACGCCGAGACGCCCTCCTCGTGGGCCTCGGAGGTGTACGCCTGCACCTGCACGTGGTTCTCGTAGTCGAGCGCCGCCGACCAGTTCCGCCCGAGGTTCTCGTGTATCGCCCGCTTTGCCAGCCCGA
The Salinilacihabitans rarus DNA segment above includes these coding regions:
- a CDS encoding phosphatase PAP2 family protein, whose protein sequence is MARELGGVEFVQGVLPESLAPVVALVTQLGDVWFLALVVTLLYVRDGRERFAVVAARALGGLGVLYALKYYFAFPRPSAPLAPVEAVHPAIQPLYAATGFAGGYGFPSGHALLSTVVYVSLAGAVAAGSARRRYAAAAALVGAVSLSRVALGVHYLVDVLAGVAVGLAFLGATALLLRRAGRERGAVAFLVAVACAAAGVGSSGAAFDQVLLLAATLGALTGWAAFRAAETAGEDGRRSAVHVWTAGLAVAALFVVTVGAADPVPGLPAAVGLAVAGLVLAPILRSAERGRPVEEFLDRLGVALGRAVGRGE